One genomic window of Solanum dulcamara chromosome 10, daSolDulc1.2, whole genome shotgun sequence includes the following:
- the LOC129904929 gene encoding potassium transporter 4-like, with amino-acid sequence MHQVDIDHERDTMEQPPSPAAEQTQLERRKGTLASKFMLVNISTNLLLAYQSLGVVYGDLSTSPLYVYRSIFVGKLQNYQTSEAIFGAFSLIFWTITLIPLLKYVFVVLSADDNGEGGTFALYSLLCRHAKFSLLPNQQAADEELSAYKYGFSGQSTSCLPLKRFLEKHKKSRTILLIVVLLGACMVIGDGVLTPAMSVISSMSGIQAATEHLSHGGVLILSCIILVGLFALQHSGTHRVGFLFAPIVTIWLISIFLIGLYNTIFWNPKIVSALSPYYIFKFFKETGKDGWVSLGGVLLSIAGTEAMFADLGHFTATSMRIAFPFLVYPCLVVQYMGQAAFLSKNIDSIPNSFYNSVPDSVYWPVFVIATLSAIVGSQAVITATFSIVKQCNALGCFPRVKIVHTSKHIKGQIYVPEINWILMILTLAVAVGFQDTTLIGNAYGLACMTVMFITTFLMALVIVFVWQKNVALATSFLLLFWLIEGVYLSSAFIKIPQGGWVSLVLSFAFLTIMFVWHYGTRKKYNFDLHNKVPLKWLLGLGPSLGIVRVPGIGLIYSELATGVPSIFSHFVTNLPAFHSVMVFVCVKSVPVPFVSPEERFLVGRICPRPYRMYRCIVRYGYKDIQRDDGNFEDLLIQSIAEFIQMEAVEPQLSSSESPSFDGRMAVISTRSVQSGSTLLVSEEDFGISNSIQSSKSLTLQSLRSACDDENPQMRRRRVRFRLPENPGMDPAVRDELSDLIEAKEAGVAYIMGHSYVKARRSSSFMKKIVIDIGYSFLRKNCRGPAVALNIPHISLIEVGMIYYV; translated from the exons ATGCATCAAGTCGATATTGATCATGAGCGAGACACCATGGAGCAACCTCCTTCCCCTGCTGCAGAACAAACCCAACTCGAGAGGCGAAAAGGGACATTGGCTTCCAAG TTTATGCTGGTGAATATTTCCACTAATCTACTATTGGCTTACCAAAGTCTGGGGGTGGTATATGGAGATCTGAGCACTTCTCCACTTTACGTCTATAGGAGTATCTTTGTGGGAAAGTTGCAAAATTATCAGACTTCAGAAGCAATATTTGGTGCATTTTCTCTGATCTTCTGGACAATTACACTCATTCCTTTGCTCAAATATGTATTTGTTGTATTAAGTGCAGATGATAATGGTGAAG GAGGTACATTTGCTCTTTACTCTCTGCTGTGCAGACATGCAAAGTTTAGTCTACTTCCCAACCAACAGGCCGCAGATGAGGAGCTATCTGCTTACAAATATGGCTTTTCTGGGCAGTCGACATCATGCTTACCATTGAAGAGATTTCTCGAGAAGCACAAGAAGTCACGTACAATACTGCTTATTGTTGTATTGCTAGGTGCTTGTATGGTCATAGGAGATGGTGTTCTGACTCCTGCAATGTCAG TTATATCATCAATGTCAGGGATCCAAGCTGCTACTGAACACCTATCTCATG GTGGTGTGCTTATTCTCTCGTGCATAATATTGGTTGGCCTATTTGCCTTGCAGCATTCTGGAACCCACAGGGTTGGATTCTTGTTTGCTCCTATAGTGACTATTTGGTTGATATCTATATTTCTCATTGGGCTGTATAATACTATATTTTGGAATCCCAAAATTGTGTCTGCTCTTTCTCCATATTATATCTTCAAGTTCTTTAAGGAAACTGGGAAGGATGGTTGGGTTTCCCTAGGAGGTGTTCTCCTCTCAATTGCAG GTACTGAAGCTATGTTTGCAGATCTTGGTCATTTCACTGCCACCTCAATGAGG ATTGCATTTCCATTTCTTGTATACCCTTGCTTGGTGGTACAGTACATGGGTCAGGCTGCTTTTCTGTCCAAAAACATCGATTCAATTCCAAATAGTTTCTATAATTCAGTACCCG ACAGTGTATATTGGCCTGTCTTTGTGATTGCTACCCTTTCAGCCATTGTTGGCAGTCAGGCTGTAATCACTGCTACATTCTCCATTGTGAAGCAATGTAATGCACTGGGTTGCTTCCCACGAGTCAAGATTGTACACACGTCAAAGCATATTAAAGGGCAGATCTATGTCCCAGAAATAAATTGGATCCTAATGATTTTGACCCTTGCTGTGGCTGTTGGGTTTCAAGACACCACTTTAATTGGAAATGCATATG gTCTAGCTTGCATGACAGTTATGTTTATCACGACATTTCTCATGGCGCTTGTCATAGTCTTTGTCTGGCAAAAAAATGTAGCACTTGCAACTTCctttctccttttattttggCTCATCGAAGGTGTCTACCTGTCTTCTGCGTTCATCAAGATTCCACAAGGAGGATGGGTCTCCCTTGTGCTCTCTTTTGCCTTCTTGACTATCATGTTTGTCTGGCACTATGGAACTCGCAAGAAGTACAACTTTGATCTGCACAATAAAGTTCCATTGAAATGGCTCCTTGGCTTGGGCCCCAGCCTTGGTATCGTTCGTGTGCCAGGGATAGGGCTGATATACTCTGAATTGGCAACAGGAGTTCCATCCATCTTTTCTCACTTTGTTACAAATCTCCCTGCATTTCACAGTGTGATGGTGTTTGTATGCGTCAAATCTGTTCCAGTACCATTTGTCTCACCTGAGGAGCGCTTCCTCGTTGGTCGCATTTGCCCAAGACCCTATCGCATGTACCGTTGCATTGTCAGATATGGTTATAAGGACATACAACGAGATGATGGGAACTTTGAGGACCTTCTCATCCAAAGTATAGCAGAGTTCATCCAAATGGAAGCTGTAGAACCACAACTGTCAAGCTCTGAGAGTCCATCATTTGATGGAAGGATGGCAGTTATAAGCACGAGAAGTGTACAGTCTGGCTCAACATTACTCGTCTCAGAGGAGGATTTTGGTATTAGTAACTCCATTCAAAGCAGCAAATCTTTAACCCTCCAAAGTCTAAGATCTGCTTGTGATGATGAGAACCCACAGATGAGGAGGCGCCGAGTAAGGTTTCGCTTGCCAGAAAACCCTGGCATGGATCCAGCTGTTAGGGATGAGCTTTCAGATCTAATTGAGGCAAAAGAGGCAGGGGTTGCATATATAATGGGGCACTCTTACGTCAAGGCGAGGAGATCATCTTCTTTCATGAAGAAGATTGTTATTGACATTGGATATTCATTTCTGCGCAAGAACTGTAGGGGTCCTGCTGTGGCACTTAATATTCCTCACATTAGTCTCATTGAAGTTGGCATGATATACTATGTCTAG